The following nucleotide sequence is from Vagococcus xieshaowenii.
CCAGGAACATACGGTGATAAGAAAAAAGTTGATTTTATCGATTGGATACTTTGGCGAAAAGACGCCGAAAACTTTGTTAAATATTGTCGAAAAGGCACACTTTTGGCTGTGACAGGTATCATTACCACAAGAATTTACAAGGATAGGGACGGTAAAAATCGAAAGATAACGGAACTAACGGGAACATTTTTCCAAATTTTAAAGCAACCAACAACTAAAGAAACGATGGAAGAAAGCAATCAAAACCATCATTTAAAAGATGATACGGACTATTTCATCGACATTTCTGACGATGATGTACCGTTCTAAAAAAAGCGTGAAAATGTTGTTAATTCAACATTTTCGGCTCTTTGTCAAATTGGACTGATGAGTAATTTTAGCCAACCATGAAATTGGGAAAAACATTCTCTGATTTCATGGTTTTTTGTTATTTAATGATTAATTTCTATCAAACCTTCGGTTAAAAAGATTCTAATCCTCATATTGCTGAAAGATTTGAATCCATAAGAAACTCG
It contains:
- a CDS encoding single-stranded DNA-binding protein produces the protein MNNGNVVGRLTKTPQLKTTKNGTSVCTFTMAVDRPGTYGDKKKVDFIDWILWRKDAENFVKYCRKGTLLAVTGIITTRIYKDRDGKNRKITELTGTFFQILKQPTTKETMEESNQNHHLKDDTDYFIDISDDDVPF